One window of Candidatus Kaelpia imicola genomic DNA carries:
- a CDS encoding filamentous hemagglutinin N-terminal domain-containing protein: protein MQVFKAVVSFLSKITKGTKEVSLWRWDMVPQNIIRVLLAGVFFFYSTVCFALPEGYQVQAGTAEFNQPDSNTLNIDTSDRVIINYNSFSIANPEAVNFNQPGGDSVALNRVTGGSISEILGTLTANGKIFLVNPNGILFGPNSSVDTTALVASTLDIDNVDFMNSNYTFREYSDKVGASIINQGYIQAKDVALIGQAVKNEGQIVTTLGSTVLASGSAMTLSLDTAGMISVAIDEAVKDKVIVDGEEIDSAVSNTGEIKADGGVVVLTAKTMDDVFNYAVNNEGIIEANALSNSSGKVELTAEGDIKSTGDIYATGGTIEVCTNSSLILGGNYSADSIIFDPPSDITIDGDMILDVDDDTNFNTQGSITIDANVTGINGADLFFLADHKNENFKKWDDGEGSINHESGTISTSDADGDDGNITIAGANISLEGEIETENGYITILAYNEYGSAEIEITGPVYSTSGSINILAQSLIGEDGKPEDDAYSNAKITIENTEVETKSGLIDIKAENIVYAYLEGDYDDENYAWVNIENSELISETGDITVEAVNTVNQEIAVDDSGYEDESENYALIEIKKEDLGTVSTIGDIAISALNEITKNINFEDDSAEFSDNSGNYAKVDVRDILDTTNDAGDSGGSISLTATNVVDNTVTVDDYLYGDYDDESEN, encoded by the coding sequence ATGCAGGTTTTCAAGGCGGTTGTGTCGTTTCTTAGTAAAATAACTAAAGGTACTAAAGAAGTATCTTTATGGAGGTGGGATATGGTTCCCCAAAATATTATTAGAGTTTTGCTAGCAGGAGTATTCTTTTTTTATTCAACCGTCTGTTTCGCGCTTCCGGAAGGGTATCAGGTTCAGGCAGGAACTGCTGAGTTTAATCAACCCGATTCAAATACCTTAAATATTGATACATCAGATAGAGTAATCATAAATTATAATAGTTTTTCAATTGCTAACCCCGAGGCGGTTAATTTTAATCAGCCTGGAGGAGACTCTGTTGCCTTAAACAGGGTAACTGGAGGAAGTATATCAGAGATACTTGGAACACTGACTGCAAATGGAAAGATATTCCTGGTTAATCCAAACGGCATCTTATTTGGGCCCAACTCTTCTGTTGATACAACAGCGCTTGTTGCCTCAACTCTTGATATAGACAATGTCGATTTTATGAACTCAAACTATACATTCCGTGAATATTCCGATAAGGTTGGCGCATCAATTATAAACCAAGGTTATATTCAGGCAAAAGATGTAGCATTGATAGGTCAAGCTGTTAAAAATGAAGGACAGATTGTAACAACATTAGGTAGTACTGTCTTAGCAAGTGGCTCAGCCATGACTCTAAGCCTTGATACAGCAGGTATGATTTCTGTCGCAATAGACGAGGCAGTGAAAGATAAAGTTATTGTCGATGGCGAAGAGATAGATTCAGCAGTCTCTAATACGGGCGAGATAAAAGCAGACGGTGGAGTTGTTGTTTTAACTGCAAAGACAATGGATGATGTATTTAACTATGCTGTTAATAACGAAGGCATAATAGAGGCCAATGCTTTAAGTAACAGTAGCGGTAAGGTAGAGCTTACTGCAGAAGGCGATATAAAATCAACCGGCGATATCTATGCAACAGGCGGGACTATAGAGGTATGTACTAATAGTAGTCTTATTTTAGGTGGAAATTATAGTGCCGATTCTATTATATTTGATCCTCCTAGCGATATAACGATAGATGGAGATATGATTCTTGATGTTGATGATGATACAAATTTCAATACCCAGGGTTCTATTACTATAGATGCTAATGTTACAGGTATAAATGGTGCGGATCTATTTTTCTTAGCCGACCATAAAAATGAAAATTTTAAGAAGTGGGATGACGGAGAAGGTAGCATTAATCATGAATCAGGGACTATAAGCACATCTGATGCAGATGGAGATGACGGTAATATCACGATAGCAGGTGCAAATATCTCTTTAGAGGGGGAGATAGAGACAGAGAATGGCTATATAACGATACTTGCCTATAATGAATATGGTTCTGCCGAAATCGAAATTACCGGACCTGTTTATTCGACTTCAGGAAGTATCAATATACTTGCCCAGTCGCTTATCGGAGAAGACGGAAAACCCGAAGACGATGCTTATTCTAATGCCAAAATTACAATCGAAAACACCGAAGTAGAAACCAAATCCGGTTTAATAGATATAAAGGCAGAGAATATTGTGTATGCTTATCTTGAGGGAGACTATGATGATGAAAACTATGCTTGGGTAAATATTGAAAACTCAGAGCTAATATCTGAAACAGGGGATATTACTGTTGAAGCGGTAAATACGGTTAATCAAGAGATAGCTGTAGATGATTCTGGATACGAGGATGAATCAGAAAATTATGCTTTGATTGAGATTAAAAAAGAAGATTTAGGGACTGTTTCTACAATAGGTGATATTGCAATTTCGGCCCTAAATGAGATTACGAAAAACATTAATTTTGAAGATGATTCGGCGGAATTTTCCGATAATTCCGGGAATTATGCCAAAGTTGATGTTAGGGATATCCTTGATACCACCAATGATGCAGGAGATAGCGGAGGATCAATCAGCTTAACTGCTACTAATGTTGTAGACAATACTGTTACTGTTGATGATTATCTCTATGGTGATTATGATGATGAATCCGAGAAT